GATTGCATTCCACCCATAGATAAACCTGCTATAGCCCTATGTAATCGATTATATACAATCCTTTCTGAAGATCTGTCTTCTATATTGGCGTATGTATTATATTCGGATTCGATAAAGGGAATTAGATCATATCGTAATTCATAATCGAAATAATAGAAGCCAAGCATATTGGTCCCAACAGCATTGAATGAACAATCCCCCCAGTTATATGCACTTCTACCATTGGGAAATACAACAATAATCGGATCAATGTGACCATCTGCAATAAGATTATCTAGTATATTACATATGATATAATTTCCATCACATTTACCACTACCGTACAACCATTCATAACAATTCCCACCCACTCCATGGAGTAGATATAATACATCATATCTGGTGTCCACATCCATTTTATCATAACCCGCAGGCAGATAGACGTTACATTTCTTTATAATTGCATCTCCTTCAACCGTTTCCCTTCCCGCGTCCTTATAACTAATATTCTGATCCGTCACAAGCTGTCGCGACGAGTTAATATAGTTTGCAACACGATATGAAACCTCAGTAACAGTACCCTGAAACTTCTTTGCAACCTTTCTTTTATATCCGGCAGGCACGGCCGTTACATCAATTTTCATAATGATCATCCTTTATACACTAATTTTATTGGGCTATACATATGAAGTCTATTCCAACCCATAAAATTCCTTGGAATCATAACCACGGTAGGTTTTGGTCTTATCCTTTACCGGCATAATTTCTAGCATACATAGGTGGTTACATGGAATGGTAAGTTCCACTTCATAGACACCATTTTGCTCAAATAGCTTGAAATCCGTTTGAAGCGGTTCTGCAGCAGCCTTTAGTATCTCCAATTGATCTCTATTTAAGTTACGCGGCTTACCAAGGTTGCTCCAGGTCTGCATTGGATTTGCATGTGAACCTCCGACTTCCTTTTTTACCAATATAGCCTGTTTGCCAATGGAAGGTAACAAAAGAGTGTAACTTTCATCAGGAGATGATTTGTTATCACGCATATCATGCCAATTCCATCCGATGATTACATACCTATCATTTTCTTTAGTGACAATCAGATGTTCATCGCGATAGAGTAATTCTTCACCGGCGTTGGAGAAAAACTCAAATGCATAGAAGGTCGGCTTTTTTATCGAATTCAAAGAAACTAAACCGAAGCCTCCATGAAATATGGCTCTTGGAACATCCATCTCTTCAAATACATCACTGAATGTCCAATATGAATAGGAATCCGCATATTCTCCGGCTTCACTGAGAATACGTGCAATATATGCAGCTTGGAAATCAGTATCATGAGCAGGACAAATCGGGACATAGGAGCTATTAAACTCCGTTATGTGTAATGGCATATCGGCGATTTCCGGATAATCG
The Xylanivirga thermophila genome window above contains:
- a CDS encoding alpha/beta hydrolase, with protein sequence MKIDVTAVPAGYKRKVAKKFQGTVTEVSYRVANYINSSRQLVTDQNISYKDAGRETVEGDAIIKKCNVYLPAGYDKMDVDTRYDVLYLLHGVGGNCYEWLYGSGKCDGNYIICNILDNLIADGHIDPIIVVFPNGRSAYNWGDCSFNAVGTNMLGFYYFDYELRYDLIPFIESEYNTYANIEDRSSERIVYNRLHRAIAGLSMGGMQSLNLGLGGYRCDSTDYTGTMSPWGNGLDTTVRAPGMVDLFAYVGSFSNAPTSSDGKVLGEKIASYEHGLNLLYITCGDADQIAYQSGYTKTINDLMETSGNNLRAYYQVLIRDGVHDFNVWNNGAYNFIRLSFGKRVGYFKPNFVKMTLDSY